Proteins from a genomic interval of Pseudomonas sp. RC10:
- a CDS encoding alpha/beta hydrolase family protein has product MPYTLRAMFPAICLTLILPCYPMAMAADPAPAKDAKPAEAPVERALLPSRSQEDTLALERQVPKAEQQQLQAGDQNFLALWKPANADEAKGAVVIVPGADESADWPDAVGPLRRKLPDVGWSSLSLSLPDAYNDGVFARTADTPTTGDKPAADKDKAKDAPAKPADPAASAEAEAAAAAEQAAAQAEIAKANAEKIFARIDSAIAFAQQNKAHSIVLLGHGTGAYWAARYMSERPSPAIQKLVMITAVDTGTDTPSLLEVLPTLKVATADFVSKDRPVPRQQAQDRLNASKRVKNARFAQVTLNAIPGNAPMEQEQLFRRVRGWLEGQ; this is encoded by the coding sequence ATGCCCTACACCCTTCGCGCAATGTTTCCCGCGATTTGCCTGACGCTGATATTACCTTGCTATCCAATGGCAATGGCGGCGGACCCCGCTCCCGCAAAAGACGCCAAACCCGCTGAAGCCCCAGTCGAGCGCGCCTTGCTTCCCTCCCGAAGCCAAGAAGACACGCTGGCGTTGGAACGCCAGGTGCCCAAGGCTGAGCAGCAGCAATTGCAGGCCGGAGACCAAAACTTCTTGGCCTTGTGGAAACCCGCCAACGCAGACGAAGCCAAGGGCGCGGTGGTGATCGTGCCGGGTGCCGACGAGTCAGCCGACTGGCCTGACGCGGTCGGCCCGCTGCGCCGCAAGCTGCCAGATGTGGGCTGGTCCAGCCTGAGCCTGAGTTTGCCCGATGCCTACAACGACGGCGTCTTCGCACGCACGGCCGATACGCCGACAACAGGTGACAAGCCCGCTGCGGACAAAGACAAGGCAAAAGACGCACCCGCCAAGCCCGCTGATCCTGCCGCCAGCGCCGAAGCCGAGGCCGCCGCTGCCGCCGAACAAGCGGCGGCTCAGGCAGAAATCGCCAAAGCCAATGCCGAGAAAATCTTCGCCCGTATCGACAGTGCCATCGCGTTCGCGCAACAAAACAAAGCGCACAGCATCGTGCTCCTGGGTCACGGCACCGGGGCCTACTGGGCAGCTCGATACATGAGTGAACGCCCTTCGCCTGCGATTCAAAAGCTGGTGATGATCACCGCCGTCGACACCGGAACCGACACGCCTTCATTGCTGGAAGTGTTGCCGACCCTCAAAGTCGCCACCGCAGACTTTGTCAGCAAGGACCGACCCGTACCCCGGCAACAGGCTCAAGACCGGCTCAACGCCAGCAAGCGCGTGAAAAACGCGCGCTTCGCTCAGGTGACGCTGAACGCTATTCCGGGCAACGCGCCGATGGAACAGGAACAACTGTTTCGTCGAGTTCGTGGGTGGCTGGAGGGGCAGTGA
- a CDS encoding transporter substrate-binding domain-containing protein, which yields MCLLLGVLSSSVLAGVPTAPPDTLTRDQRDWLNQRGQLRVGLVLQAPYAQFDRRAQVLSGANVDLVNLMARTLQVELLWRNFSDQAELEKALSKGEIDFAPGLTQTPAGLRMWLYSDPYMRVPQLVVGERDGSGAVDLEKLDSNVRVAVRMPSATSDYLRANYTHLNVQGVPLERQALQLLLSQQARYAVVDEAQLSRLSRESEFAGLAVVGDIGYPQLLRVASRRDAPELADIISKALNVIAPKDLDQLHAQWLQPKYPQVSQSPGLWKNIALLLLVLLLASAAIVMWQRKQQQLLERDLLAAREDITKRLASEEALRLAQFSIDQSTVGILWVNWDSHVRYANQAAEAMLGYARGGVVDRPLIDFEPGLNMDRWLNLWKNARSSDEGPQNFESNCVRADGSILPADVSLSFLRFRDAEYLVVFITDVTERRRSLAALQESESRLQVLAEQLRELSAHLETVREEEKARIAREVHDELGQMLTVLKLETSMCELAYAYLDPGLRDRLNSMKRLIAQLFQLVRDVATALRPPILDAGIASAIEWQARRFEARTQIPCLVEVPDNLPTLPDATAIGLFRILQESLTNVMRHAEAHTVELNLSLSDGVLCMTIADDGKGFDQLEERPASFGLVGMRERVLIMGGRLHLDSTLGEGTTLRIHIPLEQVAQEQVQ from the coding sequence ATGTGTTTGCTGCTCGGCGTGCTGTCATCGAGCGTGCTGGCCGGGGTTCCCACTGCGCCGCCGGACACCCTGACCCGCGATCAGCGCGACTGGCTCAATCAGCGTGGACAATTACGCGTCGGTCTTGTGTTGCAGGCGCCCTACGCGCAATTCGACCGACGCGCCCAAGTCTTGTCCGGCGCCAACGTCGATCTGGTCAATCTCATGGCCAGGACCCTACAAGTCGAGCTGCTGTGGCGCAACTTTTCCGATCAGGCCGAGCTTGAAAAAGCCTTGAGCAAGGGCGAGATCGACTTCGCGCCGGGCCTTACGCAGACGCCCGCCGGGCTGCGCATGTGGCTGTATTCCGACCCGTACATGCGCGTTCCGCAACTGGTGGTCGGTGAGCGCGATGGCTCCGGTGCCGTGGATTTGGAGAAGCTCGACAGCAACGTCCGCGTAGCTGTGCGCATGCCCAGCGCCACGTCCGATTATCTGCGGGCCAACTACACCCACCTCAACGTCCAGGGCGTGCCGCTCGAACGCCAAGCCCTGCAACTGTTGCTCAGTCAGCAGGCGCGTTACGCGGTGGTCGATGAAGCGCAGCTGAGTCGCCTGTCGCGGGAAAGTGAGTTCGCCGGGTTGGCTGTGGTAGGCGACATCGGTTACCCCCAATTGCTGCGCGTGGCGTCACGGCGAGATGCACCGGAATTGGCGGACATCATCAGCAAGGCGCTGAATGTGATCGCGCCCAAAGACCTGGACCAGCTACACGCCCAATGGCTGCAGCCCAAATACCCGCAAGTCAGCCAGTCTCCCGGCCTGTGGAAAAACATCGCGCTGTTGCTGTTGGTCCTGTTGCTGGCCAGCGCGGCCATCGTGATGTGGCAGCGCAAACAACAGCAGTTGCTTGAGCGGGATTTGCTCGCCGCCCGAGAAGACATCACCAAGCGTCTGGCCAGCGAGGAGGCCTTGCGCCTGGCGCAGTTTTCCATCGACCAAAGCACCGTCGGCATTCTCTGGGTGAACTGGGACAGCCACGTGCGATACGCCAATCAGGCGGCCGAAGCCATGTTGGGTTACGCGCGAGGCGGAGTGGTTGACCGTCCGTTGATCGACTTCGAGCCGGGACTGAACATGGACCGTTGGCTGAATCTCTGGAAAAACGCACGCTCCAGCGACGAAGGCCCGCAGAACTTCGAAAGCAATTGCGTGCGCGCCGACGGCAGCATCCTGCCCGCTGACGTGTCCCTGAGTTTTCTGCGTTTTCGCGACGCCGAATACCTCGTGGTGTTCATCACCGACGTCACCGAGCGTCGCCGTTCCCTTGCCGCTTTGCAGGAAAGCGAGTCGCGATTGCAGGTGCTGGCTGAGCAGTTGCGCGAGCTGTCGGCGCATCTGGAAACGGTGAGAGAGGAGGAAAAGGCTCGCATCGCGAGGGAGGTGCACGACGAGCTGGGTCAGATGTTGACCGTGCTGAAACTGGAAACGTCGATGTGCGAATTGGCCTACGCCTATCTCGATCCGGGCCTGCGCGACCGATTGAACAGCATGAAGCGTCTGATCGCTCAGCTCTTCCAATTGGTGCGTGACGTGGCCACCGCGCTGCGGCCTCCGATCCTCGATGCGGGTATTGCGTCGGCCATTGAATGGCAGGCACGACGGTTCGAAGCACGCACGCAGATTCCGTGTCTGGTCGAAGTGCCGGACAACCTGCCGACGCTGCCTGATGCCACGGCGATTGGCCTGTTCCGGATTCTTCAGGAGTCGCTGACCAACGTCATGCGCCATGCCGAAGCGCACACGGTCGAGCTGAATCTGAGCCTGAGCGATGGCGTGTTGTGCATGACGATTGCCGACGATGGCAAGGGTTTCGATCAGCTTGAGGAACGCCCGGCGTCGTTCGGGCTGGTGGGCATGCGCGAGCGGGTGCTGATCATGGGCGGACGATTGCATCTGGACAGCACGTTGGGAGAAGGCACAACCTTGCGTATCCACATTCCGCTGGAACAGGTTGCGCAGGAGCAAGTGCAGTGA
- a CDS encoding response regulator transcription factor: MIRVLVAEDHTIVREGIKQLIGLAKDLQVAGEASNGEQLLEALRHIECEVVLLDISMPGVNGLEAIPRIRALNNPPAILVLSMHDEAQMAARALKIGAAGYATKDSDPALLLTAIRRVASGGRYIDPDLADRMVFEVGLTDSRPLHSLLSEREFSVFERLAQGANVNDIAHQLALSSKTISTHKARLMQKLNITSLAELVKYAMEHKLV, translated from the coding sequence GTGATTCGTGTATTGGTTGCCGAGGACCACACCATTGTCCGCGAGGGCATCAAGCAGTTGATTGGTCTGGCCAAGGACCTGCAAGTGGCGGGGGAGGCCAGTAATGGCGAACAGTTGCTGGAGGCCCTGCGCCACATCGAGTGTGAAGTCGTGCTGCTCGACATTTCGATGCCGGGGGTTAACGGTCTGGAAGCGATTCCGAGGATTCGCGCGCTGAACAATCCGCCAGCGATTCTGGTGCTGTCGATGCACGACGAAGCGCAAATGGCGGCTCGTGCGTTGAAGATCGGCGCGGCGGGATACGCGACCAAGGACAGCGACCCGGCGCTGCTGCTGACGGCGATCCGACGGGTGGCGTCGGGTGGGCGTTACATCGACCCGGACCTGGCCGACCGAATGGTGTTCGAGGTGGGGCTGACCGACAGCCGTCCTCTGCACTCGCTGCTCTCTGAACGCGAGTTTTCGGTGTTCGAACGCCTGGCCCAAGGCGCCAACGTCAACGACATCGCCCACCAACTGGCGCTGAGCAGCAAGACCATCAGCACCCACAAAGCGAGGTTGATGCAGAAGCTCAATATCACGTCGCTGGCCGAGCTGGTGAAATATGCGATGGAGCATAAGCTGGTCTGA
- a CDS encoding ABC transporter ATP-binding protein, with the protein MSNVDSSAGASDVLVSFRGVQKSYDGEALIVKDLNLDIRKGEFLTLLGPSGSGKTTSLMMLAGFETPTAGEILLAGRSINNVPPHKRDIGMVFQNYALFPHMTVAENLAFPLSVRGMSKTDVAEKVKKALDMVQLGALSHRYPAQMSGGQQQRVALARALVFEPQLVLMDEPLGALDKQLREHMQMEIKHLHQRLGVTVVYVTHDQGEALTMSDRVAVFHQGEIQQIAPPRSLYEEPKNTFVANFIGENNRINGTLLSQTGDRCLVALSRGEKVEALAINVGPAGSPVTLSIRPERVNLNGRSESCVNRFSGRVAEFIYLGDHVRVRLEVAGKTDFFVKQPIAELDPAMSVGDVVPIGWQVEHARALDPLQDAH; encoded by the coding sequence ATGAGCAACGTCGATTCAAGCGCTGGGGCAAGTGATGTTCTGGTCAGCTTTCGTGGTGTGCAAAAGAGCTACGACGGCGAAGCCCTGATCGTCAAAGACCTCAACCTGGACATTCGCAAAGGCGAGTTCCTCACCCTGCTCGGGCCGTCCGGTTCCGGCAAGACCACCAGCCTGATGATGCTCGCCGGTTTCGAAACGCCGACGGCGGGCGAGATTCTGCTGGCCGGTCGTTCGATCAATAACGTGCCGCCGCACAAACGCGACATCGGCATGGTGTTTCAGAACTACGCGCTGTTCCCGCACATGACGGTGGCCGAGAACCTCGCGTTCCCGCTGTCGGTGCGTGGCATGAGCAAGACCGACGTCGCCGAGAAGGTCAAGAAGGCGCTGGACATGGTGCAGCTCGGCGCGCTGTCTCATCGGTATCCGGCGCAAATGTCCGGTGGTCAGCAGCAACGTGTGGCACTGGCCCGCGCACTGGTGTTCGAGCCGCAACTGGTACTGATGGACGAACCGCTGGGCGCGCTCGACAAGCAGCTGCGCGAACACATGCAGATGGAGATCAAACACCTCCACCAGCGCCTGGGCGTAACCGTGGTCTACGTGACCCACGACCAGGGCGAAGCGCTGACCATGTCGGACCGCGTCGCCGTCTTCCACCAAGGCGAAATCCAGCAGATCGCTCCGCCGCGCTCTCTCTATGAAGAGCCGAAGAACACCTTCGTCGCCAACTTCATCGGCGAGAACAATCGCATCAACGGCACCTTGCTCAGCCAGACCGGCGACCGTTGCCTGGTGGCCCTTTCCCGGGGCGAGAAGGTAGAGGCGCTGGCGATCAACGTTGGCCCGGCAGGCAGCCCGGTCACCCTGTCGATCCGCCCTGAACGCGTGAACCTGAATGGGCGCAGCGAAAGTTGTGTGAACCGTTTCTCCGGCCGCGTCGCTGAATTTATCTATCTGGGCGACCACGTGCGTGTGCGTCTGGAAGTGGCAGGCAAAACCGATTTCTTCGTCAAACAGCCTATTGCCGAGCTGGACCCGGCCATGAGCGTTGGCGACGTTGTGCCCATTGGATGGCAGGTCGAGCACGCGCGCGCGCTGGACCCGTTGCAGGACGCGCATTGA
- a CDS encoding ABC transporter substrate-binding protein, with product MLKTLKLTALSVGMMCAAQAMAADLTVISFGGANKAAQEKAFYAPWEKTGSGKIIAGEYNGEMAKVKAMVDTKSVTWDLVEVESPELSRGCDEDMFEEIDPAILGKKEDYVPGAIQTCGVGFFVWSTVLAYNADKLKTAPTGWTDFWNTEKFPGKRGLRKGAKYTLEFALMADGVAPKDVYKVLATKDGQDRAFKMLDKLKPSIQWWEAGAQPPQYLQSGDVVMSSAYNGRIAAVQKESNLKVVWTGGVYDFDAWAIPKGAKNAEEAKKFLAYTLKPEQQKTYSENIAYGPANTQAVSLLSADTLKNMPTTPENIKDQVQIDVKFWADYGENLEQRFNSWAAK from the coding sequence ATGCTAAAGACATTGAAGCTCACCGCCTTATCGGTCGGCATGATGTGCGCGGCGCAAGCCATGGCGGCGGACCTGACCGTCATTTCCTTCGGTGGCGCGAACAAGGCGGCTCAGGAAAAGGCCTTCTACGCGCCGTGGGAAAAGACCGGCAGCGGCAAGATCATTGCGGGCGAGTACAACGGTGAGATGGCCAAGGTGAAAGCCATGGTCGACACCAAGAGCGTGACCTGGGATCTGGTGGAAGTGGAATCCCCGGAACTGTCCCGTGGCTGCGACGAAGACATGTTCGAAGAAATCGACCCCGCCATTCTGGGCAAGAAAGAAGACTACGTGCCGGGCGCCATTCAGACCTGCGGCGTGGGCTTCTTCGTGTGGTCGACCGTGCTGGCCTACAACGCCGACAAGCTGAAAACCGCGCCGACCGGTTGGACCGATTTCTGGAACACCGAAAAATTCCCGGGCAAGCGTGGCCTGCGTAAAGGCGCCAAATACACCCTTGAATTCGCACTGATGGCTGACGGCGTCGCGCCGAAAGACGTCTACAAAGTGCTGGCCACCAAAGATGGCCAGGACCGCGCCTTCAAGATGCTCGACAAGCTCAAGCCAAGCATCCAGTGGTGGGAAGCGGGTGCTCAGCCGCCGCAGTATCTCCAGTCTGGCGACGTCGTGATGAGCTCGGCCTACAACGGTCGTATCGCGGCCGTGCAGAAGGAAAGCAACCTGAAAGTGGTCTGGACGGGCGGCGTGTATGACTTCGACGCATGGGCCATTCCGAAGGGCGCCAAAAACGCTGAAGAAGCGAAGAAATTCCTTGCTTACACCCTCAAGCCAGAGCAGCAAAAGACCTACTCCGAGAACATCGCCTACGGTCCGGCCAACACTCAAGCGGTTTCGCTGCTGAGCGCCGACACCCTGAAAAACATGCCGACCACTCCTGAAAACATCAAGGATCAGGTGCAGATCGACGTGAAATTCTGGGCTGACTATGGCGAGAA